Proteins encoded by one window of Musa acuminata AAA Group cultivar baxijiao chromosome BXJ2-9, Cavendish_Baxijiao_AAA, whole genome shotgun sequence:
- the LOC135623082 gene encoding uncharacterized protein LOC135623082 isoform X3 produces MNSKARAPSLVIKASPKRNKGIDKEKKTEMQGNGSVVIANGPNRCQSGRERKIALQQDVDKLRKKLRNEENIHRALERAFTRPLGALPRLPPYLPSPTLELLAEIAVLEEEVVRLEEQVVNFRQGLYQEAIYISSCKKTKELGYDVDSLSQNSKTLGQRKSYSNSAYTEDLAFSKQLASLQWSSNTDRNVPSSNQFVDDKLSPKKLKSSLAITEKQQGKENQIGANCPRNCRQSPVRRASKVGTAANGNKQADARPKCNSVDNERTGINLRSTSSEAKLDESNAPSESESSGPSKLSEDILRCLMNIFSRLSSPGNTKELLEASPSVSGSSGSSEETDSLDPYGICAEFGIRDIGPYKYFRAVEASSNFPNLPMGCSFLTWRLNADVCSESLHQWIYQAFLEQGIPASPEMIVALMLKAMINVGGHMLSAMTIEHFILRLPYSSKHVFPKGSKSDDVTMRGIFGLEWPEPLVTFALSCGSWSSPAVRVYTAAKIEKELERAKRDYLQASIGISTPNKLAIPKLLDWYLRDFAKDVESLMDWICLQLPNELRTEATKCLEAARGSPIQQPIQVLPYEFRFRYLFAT; encoded by the exons ATGAATTCCAAGGCGCGGGCGCCGTCCCTGGTCATCAAAGCTTCCCCGAAGCGCAATAAA GGAATCGACAAGGAGAAGAAGACTGAGATGCAGGGGAATGGATCGGTGGTCATAGCAAATGGACCCAACAGATGCCAATCTGGAAGAGAGAGGAAGATTGCTCTGCAGCAAGAT GTTGATAAGCTCAGAAAGAAGCTGAGGAACGAAGAGAACATCCACAGAGCCTTGGAGAGGGCTTTCACCAGACCTCTGGGTGCTCTTCCTCGTCTTCCACCATATCTGCCTTCACCT ACTCTAGAACTTTTGGCCGAAATCGCCGTTCTAGAGGAAGAGGTGGTTCGCCTCGAAGAACAGGTGGTGAATTTTCGGCAAGGCCTCTATCAGGAAGCTATCTACATCTCGTCCTGCAAGAAAACCAAGGAATTAGGATACGATGTTGACTCCCTTTCTCAAAACTCCAAAACCTTGGGGCAACGGAAGTCATATTCGAATTCAGCATATACTGAAGACTTGGCCTTCTCGAAACAGCTAGCCTCTTTGCAGTGGTCATCAAACACAGACCGAAATGTGCCTTCCTCTAATCAGTTTGTCGACGATAAGCTCTCCCCAAAGAAGTTGAAGTCATCTTTGGCCATTACTGAAAAGCAGCAAGGAAAAGAGAATCAAATAGGCGCTAACTGTCCTAGAAACTGTAGGCAATCTCCAGTAAGGAGAGCTTCGAAAGTAGGAACAGCTGCAAATGGAAACAAGCAGGCGGATGCACGG CCAAAGTGCAATTCCGTGGATAATGAAAGAACTGGAATAAACTTAAGGAGCACTTCCAGTGAAGCAAAATTGGACGAGTCCAATGCTCCAAGTGAATCTGAGTCGAGTGGGCCGAGCAAACTATCCGAGGATATCTTGAGGTGCCTGATGAACATATTCTCACGGTTGAGTTCTCCAGGGAACACTAAAGAGCTGCTCGAGGCATCTCCTTCGGTATCAGGTTCTAGTGGGAGTTCAGAAGAAACCGATTCTCTAGACCCATACGGTATCTGTGCAGAATTTGGAATAAGGGACATTGGCCCATATAAATATTTCCGAGCAGTTGAAGCGAGCTCGAACTTTCCAAACCTTCCCATGGGTTGTTCATTTCTTACATGGAGATTAAA TGCAGACGTTTGCTCAGAGAGCTTGCATCAGTGGATTTATCAG GCATTTCTCGAGCAAGGCATTCCTGCTAGTCCTGAGATGATTGTTGCGCTGATGCTAAAG GCTATGATTAATGTGGGTGGTCACATGCTCAGTGCAATGACAATCGAACATTTCATTTTGAGGCTGCCTTACAGTTCGAAACAT GTCTTCCCTAAAGGATCTAAAAGTGATGATGTAACAATGCGAGGCATATTTGGATTAGAATGGCCTGAACCCTTGGTCACATTTGCACTTTCATGTGGAAGTTGGTCATCACCGGCT GTGAGAGTATACACGGCAGCTAAAATTGAGAAAGAGTTGGAAAGAGCAAAAAGGGATTATTTGCAAGCATCCATTGGTATATCCACACCAAACAAATTAGCAATTCCTAAGCTGCTTGATTGGTACCTACGAGATTTTGCAAAAGATGTGGAGTCATTAATGGACTGGATCTGCTTACAACTCCCAAATGAGTTGAGGACCGAAGCAACTAAATGCCTAGAAGCGGCAAGAGGAAGTCCCATTCAGCAGCCAATTCAAGTTCTTCCATATGAGTTTAGATTCAGGTACCTTTTTGCTACATAG
- the LOC135623084 gene encoding polyadenylate-binding protein RBP47-like isoform X1 has product MGPTRGPTSHRCPGSLYLPSTVQISFRDPSDGWNRSSSLKTPLPMINLCPNPNPRPPSPLALLGLAAPSFTPPPPKNQRRLLLRSRFPPQAAAMMQQAASSNAETRQQQWVPAMQYPPQPAMVMAPHQIVAPQIPQYAQHLVPYHHPPVLTPQHHGAGANSAAAGGEENKTIWVGDLHYWMDENYLHNCFGHTGEVVSIKVIRNKQTGQSEGYGFVEFYTHAAAEKVLQNFGGHTMPNTDQPFRLNWASFSMGDRRSDASSDYSIFVGDLASDVTDATLQEIFASKYPSVKGAKVVIDANTGRSKGYGFVRFGNENEKTLSMTEMNGVYCSTRPMRIGPATPRKSSGVSGSNGSSAQSDGDLTNTTVFVGGLDPNVSEDDLKRTFSLYGEIASVKIPVGKQCGFVQFVQRNNAEEALQGLNGTVIGKQTVRLSWGRNPANKQLRSDLGNQWNGMYYGGQFYNGYVYAAPVPDPSMYAAYGAYSFYGNQQQVS; this is encoded by the exons ATGGGCCCAACACGAGGCCCGACATCGCATCGTTGCCCCGGCTCCCTCTATCTCCCATCGACGGTCCAGATTTCCTTCCGCGATCCATCCGACGGCTGGAATCGCTCCTCTTCTCTGAAGACGCCGCTTCCTATGATAAATCTCTGCCCCAACCCGAACCCACGGCCTCCCTCCCCTCTCGCTTTACTCGGTCTCGCCGCCCCAtctttcacccccccaccccccaaaaaccaacgccgcctcctcctccggtCACGATTCCCCCCGCAAGCGGCGGCGATGATGCAGCAGGCGGCGAGCAGTAACGCTGAGACACGGCAGCAGCAGTGGGTGCCGGCGATGCAGTACCCCCCGCAGCCGGCGATGGTGATGGCGCCGCACCAGATTGTGGCGCCGCAGATTCCGCAGTACGCACAACACCTCGTGCCTTACCACCATCCTCCGGTGCTGACGCCGCAGCACCATGGGGCCGGAGCGAACTCGGCGGCGGCGGGTGGGGAGGAGAACAAGACGATCTGGGTCGGGGACCTCCACTACTGGATGGACGAGAACTACCTCCATAATTGCTTCGGGCACACCGGCGAG GTTGTTTCCATCAAAGTCATCCGCAATAAGCAGACTGGACAGTCAGAGGGATATGGTTTCGTGGAGTTCTATACACACGCAGCAGCTGAAAAAGTACTTCAAAACTTTGGTGGTCATACAATGCCTAACACTGATCAACCTTTTAGGCTAAATTGGGCATCATTTAGTATGGGTGATAGACGTTCAGATGCTTCCTCTGATTACTCTATATTTGTAGGAGATTTAGCTTCTGATGTTACTGATGCCACATTACAAGAAATTTTTGCTAGTAAATACCCATCTGTAAAAGGCGCAAAAGTTGTTATTGATGCAAATACTGGCCGTTCAAAGGGTTATGgatttgtaagatttggaaatGAAAATGAGAAGACACTTTCCATGACTGAAATGAATGGTGTATACTGTTCAACCAGACCAATGCGCATTGGTCCAGCAACTCCCAGAAAGTCATCTG GGGTTTCTGGATCTAATGGTTCATCTGCTCAATCAGATGGAGACTTGACTAACACAACA GTATTTGTCGGAGGACTTGACCCAAATGTTAGTGAAGATGATCTTAAGCGGACATTTTCTCTATATGGTGAGATTGCCTCAGTAAAAATACCAGTTGGGAAACAATGTGGATTTGTGCAGTTCGTCCAAAG AAACAATGCTGAAGAGGCACTGCAGGGGTTAAATGGAACAGTTATTGGAAAGCAGACTGTACGTCTTTCTTGGGGCCGCAACCCTGCAAACAAACAG TTACGATCTGACTTGGGTAACCAGTGGAACGGCATGTATTATGGAGGGCAATTTTATAATGGGTATGTATATGCTGCACCAGTTCCAGACCCGAGCATGTATGCTGCTTATGGGGCTTATtctttctacgggaaccaacaacAAGTGAGCTGA
- the LOC135623082 gene encoding uncharacterized protein LOC135623082 isoform X2, with protein sequence MGSVISLGIDKEKKTEMQGNGSVVIANGPNRCQSGRERKIALQQDVDKLRKKLRNEENIHRALERAFTRPLGALPRLPPYLPSPTLELLAEIAVLEEEVVRLEEQVVNFRQGLYQEAIYISSCKKTKELGYDVDSLSQNSKTLGQRKSYSNSAYTEDLAFSKQLASLQWSSNTDRNVPSSNQFVDDKLSPKKLKSSLAITEKQQGKENQIGANCPRNCRQSPVRRASKVGTAANGNKQADARPKCNSVDNERTGINLRSTSSEAKLDESNAPSESESSGPSKLSEDILRCLMNIFSRLSSPGNTKELLEASPSVSGSSGSSEETDSLDPYGICAEFGIRDIGPYKYFRAVEASSNFPNLPMGCSFLTWRLKRLLRELASVDLSGLTHQQKIAFWINIYNSCMMNAFLEQGIPASPEMIVALMLKAMINVGGHMLSAMTIEHFILRLPYSSKHVFPKGSKSDDVTMRGIFGLEWPEPLVTFALSCGSWSSPAVRVYTAAKIEKELERAKRDYLQASIGISTPNKLAIPKLLDWYLRDFAKDVESLMDWICLQLPNELRTEATKCLEAARGSPIQQPIQVLPYEFRFRYLFAT encoded by the exons ATGGGTTCAGTGATTTCCTTG GGAATCGACAAGGAGAAGAAGACTGAGATGCAGGGGAATGGATCGGTGGTCATAGCAAATGGACCCAACAGATGCCAATCTGGAAGAGAGAGGAAGATTGCTCTGCAGCAAGAT GTTGATAAGCTCAGAAAGAAGCTGAGGAACGAAGAGAACATCCACAGAGCCTTGGAGAGGGCTTTCACCAGACCTCTGGGTGCTCTTCCTCGTCTTCCACCATATCTGCCTTCACCT ACTCTAGAACTTTTGGCCGAAATCGCCGTTCTAGAGGAAGAGGTGGTTCGCCTCGAAGAACAGGTGGTGAATTTTCGGCAAGGCCTCTATCAGGAAGCTATCTACATCTCGTCCTGCAAGAAAACCAAGGAATTAGGATACGATGTTGACTCCCTTTCTCAAAACTCCAAAACCTTGGGGCAACGGAAGTCATATTCGAATTCAGCATATACTGAAGACTTGGCCTTCTCGAAACAGCTAGCCTCTTTGCAGTGGTCATCAAACACAGACCGAAATGTGCCTTCCTCTAATCAGTTTGTCGACGATAAGCTCTCCCCAAAGAAGTTGAAGTCATCTTTGGCCATTACTGAAAAGCAGCAAGGAAAAGAGAATCAAATAGGCGCTAACTGTCCTAGAAACTGTAGGCAATCTCCAGTAAGGAGAGCTTCGAAAGTAGGAACAGCTGCAAATGGAAACAAGCAGGCGGATGCACGG CCAAAGTGCAATTCCGTGGATAATGAAAGAACTGGAATAAACTTAAGGAGCACTTCCAGTGAAGCAAAATTGGACGAGTCCAATGCTCCAAGTGAATCTGAGTCGAGTGGGCCGAGCAAACTATCCGAGGATATCTTGAGGTGCCTGATGAACATATTCTCACGGTTGAGTTCTCCAGGGAACACTAAAGAGCTGCTCGAGGCATCTCCTTCGGTATCAGGTTCTAGTGGGAGTTCAGAAGAAACCGATTCTCTAGACCCATACGGTATCTGTGCAGAATTTGGAATAAGGGACATTGGCCCATATAAATATTTCCGAGCAGTTGAAGCGAGCTCGAACTTTCCAAACCTTCCCATGGGTTGTTCATTTCTTACATGGAGATTAAA ACGTTTGCTCAGAGAGCTTGCATCAGTGGATTTATCAGGTCTCACACATCAGCAGAAGATTGCATTCTGGATTAACATTTATAATTCATGCATGATGAAT GCATTTCTCGAGCAAGGCATTCCTGCTAGTCCTGAGATGATTGTTGCGCTGATGCTAAAG GCTATGATTAATGTGGGTGGTCACATGCTCAGTGCAATGACAATCGAACATTTCATTTTGAGGCTGCCTTACAGTTCGAAACAT GTCTTCCCTAAAGGATCTAAAAGTGATGATGTAACAATGCGAGGCATATTTGGATTAGAATGGCCTGAACCCTTGGTCACATTTGCACTTTCATGTGGAAGTTGGTCATCACCGGCT GTGAGAGTATACACGGCAGCTAAAATTGAGAAAGAGTTGGAAAGAGCAAAAAGGGATTATTTGCAAGCATCCATTGGTATATCCACACCAAACAAATTAGCAATTCCTAAGCTGCTTGATTGGTACCTACGAGATTTTGCAAAAGATGTGGAGTCATTAATGGACTGGATCTGCTTACAACTCCCAAATGAGTTGAGGACCGAAGCAACTAAATGCCTAGAAGCGGCAAGAGGAAGTCCCATTCAGCAGCCAATTCAAGTTCTTCCATATGAGTTTAGATTCAGGTACCTTTTTGCTACATAG
- the LOC135623082 gene encoding uncharacterized protein LOC135623082 isoform X1, whose translation MNSKARAPSLVIKASPKRNKGIDKEKKTEMQGNGSVVIANGPNRCQSGRERKIALQQDVDKLRKKLRNEENIHRALERAFTRPLGALPRLPPYLPSPTLELLAEIAVLEEEVVRLEEQVVNFRQGLYQEAIYISSCKKTKELGYDVDSLSQNSKTLGQRKSYSNSAYTEDLAFSKQLASLQWSSNTDRNVPSSNQFVDDKLSPKKLKSSLAITEKQQGKENQIGANCPRNCRQSPVRRASKVGTAANGNKQADARPKCNSVDNERTGINLRSTSSEAKLDESNAPSESESSGPSKLSEDILRCLMNIFSRLSSPGNTKELLEASPSVSGSSGSSEETDSLDPYGICAEFGIRDIGPYKYFRAVEASSNFPNLPMGCSFLTWRLKRLLRELASVDLSGLTHQQKIAFWINIYNSCMMNAFLEQGIPASPEMIVALMLKAMINVGGHMLSAMTIEHFILRLPYSSKHVFPKGSKSDDVTMRGIFGLEWPEPLVTFALSCGSWSSPAVRVYTAAKIEKELERAKRDYLQASIGISTPNKLAIPKLLDWYLRDFAKDVESLMDWICLQLPNELRTEATKCLEAARGSPIQQPIQVLPYEFRFRYLFAT comes from the exons ATGAATTCCAAGGCGCGGGCGCCGTCCCTGGTCATCAAAGCTTCCCCGAAGCGCAATAAA GGAATCGACAAGGAGAAGAAGACTGAGATGCAGGGGAATGGATCGGTGGTCATAGCAAATGGACCCAACAGATGCCAATCTGGAAGAGAGAGGAAGATTGCTCTGCAGCAAGAT GTTGATAAGCTCAGAAAGAAGCTGAGGAACGAAGAGAACATCCACAGAGCCTTGGAGAGGGCTTTCACCAGACCTCTGGGTGCTCTTCCTCGTCTTCCACCATATCTGCCTTCACCT ACTCTAGAACTTTTGGCCGAAATCGCCGTTCTAGAGGAAGAGGTGGTTCGCCTCGAAGAACAGGTGGTGAATTTTCGGCAAGGCCTCTATCAGGAAGCTATCTACATCTCGTCCTGCAAGAAAACCAAGGAATTAGGATACGATGTTGACTCCCTTTCTCAAAACTCCAAAACCTTGGGGCAACGGAAGTCATATTCGAATTCAGCATATACTGAAGACTTGGCCTTCTCGAAACAGCTAGCCTCTTTGCAGTGGTCATCAAACACAGACCGAAATGTGCCTTCCTCTAATCAGTTTGTCGACGATAAGCTCTCCCCAAAGAAGTTGAAGTCATCTTTGGCCATTACTGAAAAGCAGCAAGGAAAAGAGAATCAAATAGGCGCTAACTGTCCTAGAAACTGTAGGCAATCTCCAGTAAGGAGAGCTTCGAAAGTAGGAACAGCTGCAAATGGAAACAAGCAGGCGGATGCACGG CCAAAGTGCAATTCCGTGGATAATGAAAGAACTGGAATAAACTTAAGGAGCACTTCCAGTGAAGCAAAATTGGACGAGTCCAATGCTCCAAGTGAATCTGAGTCGAGTGGGCCGAGCAAACTATCCGAGGATATCTTGAGGTGCCTGATGAACATATTCTCACGGTTGAGTTCTCCAGGGAACACTAAAGAGCTGCTCGAGGCATCTCCTTCGGTATCAGGTTCTAGTGGGAGTTCAGAAGAAACCGATTCTCTAGACCCATACGGTATCTGTGCAGAATTTGGAATAAGGGACATTGGCCCATATAAATATTTCCGAGCAGTTGAAGCGAGCTCGAACTTTCCAAACCTTCCCATGGGTTGTTCATTTCTTACATGGAGATTAAA ACGTTTGCTCAGAGAGCTTGCATCAGTGGATTTATCAGGTCTCACACATCAGCAGAAGATTGCATTCTGGATTAACATTTATAATTCATGCATGATGAAT GCATTTCTCGAGCAAGGCATTCCTGCTAGTCCTGAGATGATTGTTGCGCTGATGCTAAAG GCTATGATTAATGTGGGTGGTCACATGCTCAGTGCAATGACAATCGAACATTTCATTTTGAGGCTGCCTTACAGTTCGAAACAT GTCTTCCCTAAAGGATCTAAAAGTGATGATGTAACAATGCGAGGCATATTTGGATTAGAATGGCCTGAACCCTTGGTCACATTTGCACTTTCATGTGGAAGTTGGTCATCACCGGCT GTGAGAGTATACACGGCAGCTAAAATTGAGAAAGAGTTGGAAAGAGCAAAAAGGGATTATTTGCAAGCATCCATTGGTATATCCACACCAAACAAATTAGCAATTCCTAAGCTGCTTGATTGGTACCTACGAGATTTTGCAAAAGATGTGGAGTCATTAATGGACTGGATCTGCTTACAACTCCCAAATGAGTTGAGGACCGAAGCAACTAAATGCCTAGAAGCGGCAAGAGGAAGTCCCATTCAGCAGCCAATTCAAGTTCTTCCATATGAGTTTAGATTCAGGTACCTTTTTGCTACATAG
- the LOC135623084 gene encoding polyadenylate-binding protein RBP47-like isoform X2, producing the protein MGPTRGPTSHRCPGSLYLPSTVQISFRDPSDGWNRSSSLKTPLPMINLCPNPNPRPPSPLALLGLAAPSFTPPPPKNQRRLLLRSRFPPQAAAMMQQAASSNAETRQQQWVPAMQYPPQPAMVMAPHQIVAPQIPQYAQHLVPYHHPPVLTPQHHGAGANSAAAGGEENKTIWVGDLHYWMDENYLHNCFGHTGEVVSIKVIRNKQTGQSEGYGFVEFYTHAAAEKVLQNFGGHTMPNTDQPFRLNWASFSMGDRRSDASSDYSIFVGDLASDVTDATLQEIFASKYPSVKGAKVVIDANTGRSKGYGFVRFGNENEKTLSMTEMNGVYCSTRPMRIGPATPRKSSDGDLTNTTVFVGGLDPNVSEDDLKRTFSLYGEIASVKIPVGKQCGFVQFVQRNNAEEALQGLNGTVIGKQTVRLSWGRNPANKQLRSDLGNQWNGMYYGGQFYNGYVYAAPVPDPSMYAAYGAYSFYGNQQQVS; encoded by the exons ATGGGCCCAACACGAGGCCCGACATCGCATCGTTGCCCCGGCTCCCTCTATCTCCCATCGACGGTCCAGATTTCCTTCCGCGATCCATCCGACGGCTGGAATCGCTCCTCTTCTCTGAAGACGCCGCTTCCTATGATAAATCTCTGCCCCAACCCGAACCCACGGCCTCCCTCCCCTCTCGCTTTACTCGGTCTCGCCGCCCCAtctttcacccccccaccccccaaaaaccaacgccgcctcctcctccggtCACGATTCCCCCCGCAAGCGGCGGCGATGATGCAGCAGGCGGCGAGCAGTAACGCTGAGACACGGCAGCAGCAGTGGGTGCCGGCGATGCAGTACCCCCCGCAGCCGGCGATGGTGATGGCGCCGCACCAGATTGTGGCGCCGCAGATTCCGCAGTACGCACAACACCTCGTGCCTTACCACCATCCTCCGGTGCTGACGCCGCAGCACCATGGGGCCGGAGCGAACTCGGCGGCGGCGGGTGGGGAGGAGAACAAGACGATCTGGGTCGGGGACCTCCACTACTGGATGGACGAGAACTACCTCCATAATTGCTTCGGGCACACCGGCGAG GTTGTTTCCATCAAAGTCATCCGCAATAAGCAGACTGGACAGTCAGAGGGATATGGTTTCGTGGAGTTCTATACACACGCAGCAGCTGAAAAAGTACTTCAAAACTTTGGTGGTCATACAATGCCTAACACTGATCAACCTTTTAGGCTAAATTGGGCATCATTTAGTATGGGTGATAGACGTTCAGATGCTTCCTCTGATTACTCTATATTTGTAGGAGATTTAGCTTCTGATGTTACTGATGCCACATTACAAGAAATTTTTGCTAGTAAATACCCATCTGTAAAAGGCGCAAAAGTTGTTATTGATGCAAATACTGGCCGTTCAAAGGGTTATGgatttgtaagatttggaaatGAAAATGAGAAGACACTTTCCATGACTGAAATGAATGGTGTATACTGTTCAACCAGACCAATGCGCATTGGTCCAGCAACTCCCAGAAAGTCATCTG ATGGAGACTTGACTAACACAACA GTATTTGTCGGAGGACTTGACCCAAATGTTAGTGAAGATGATCTTAAGCGGACATTTTCTCTATATGGTGAGATTGCCTCAGTAAAAATACCAGTTGGGAAACAATGTGGATTTGTGCAGTTCGTCCAAAG AAACAATGCTGAAGAGGCACTGCAGGGGTTAAATGGAACAGTTATTGGAAAGCAGACTGTACGTCTTTCTTGGGGCCGCAACCCTGCAAACAAACAG TTACGATCTGACTTGGGTAACCAGTGGAACGGCATGTATTATGGAGGGCAATTTTATAATGGGTATGTATATGCTGCACCAGTTCCAGACCCGAGCATGTATGCTGCTTATGGGGCTTATtctttctacgggaaccaacaacAAGTGAGCTGA